In one Lolium rigidum isolate FL_2022 chromosome 3, APGP_CSIRO_Lrig_0.1, whole genome shotgun sequence genomic region, the following are encoded:
- the LOC124696954 gene encoding uncharacterized protein LOC124696954, which translates to MQAAAMAPDGDAVEAAATASSLIFLGTGCSGALPDVRCLIQPSTPPCATCSQALTLPPEKNPNYRCNTSLLIDYCDNDGTHKYILIDLGKTFREQVLRWFVHHKVPSVDSIILTHEHADAVLGLDDVWLVHPSNHKNEIDHLPVFLTQFTMDSNFQGHARGCHLTLTESLDAIKTICPKKALLIGMNHEFEHQRENNILAERSGREGIPVQLAHDGLRIFIDL; encoded by the exons TCGTCGCTCATCTTCCTGGGAACGGGCTGCTCCGGAGCGCTCCCCGACGTGCGATGCCTCATCCAACCGTCCACGCCGCCGTGCGCCACCTGCTCCCAGGCCCTCACCCTCCCGCCGGAGAAGAACCCCAACTACAG ATGCAACACATCCCTCTTGATAGACTATTGCGACAACGATGGCACGCATAAGTACATTCTAATTGATCTCGGGAAGACCTTTAGAGAACAAGTTCTCCGGTGGTTTGTTCACCACAAAGTTCCTTCTGTTGACTCG ATTATTCTGACTCACGAGCATGCGGATGCCGTCTTAGGTCTTGACGATGTTTGGCTGGTACACCCAAGCAACCATAAAAATGAGATTGATCATCTTCCGGTTTTCCTCACACAATTCACAATGGACAG CAATTTCCAA GGACATGCTCGTGGTTGCCATCTTACCCTTACAGAG AGTCTTGATGCTATCAAGACGATATGCCCAAAGAAAGCTCTGCTAATTGGGATGAACCATGAGTTCGAACATCAAAGAGAAAACAACATTCTGGCGGAACGGTCTGGCAG AGAAGGAATACCAGTACAACTAGCCCACGATGGTCTAAGAATCTTCATTGATCTGTAA